A DNA window from Helianthus annuus cultivar XRQ/B chromosome 15, HanXRQr2.0-SUNRISE, whole genome shotgun sequence contains the following coding sequences:
- the LOC110913223 gene encoding uncharacterized protein LOC110913223, translating into MNTEWEEEEDDPTYKAESTVFSRLPPEHEAYKPTKRAGYNPKAEHDFTLSYRPEDMAENSKFIPEIACAAIDKTKLPHNVGKYNGLTDPDDHLQVFKGAGATGGWNLPTWCHLFAQTFVGAARIWFDNLPAGKIKSWVDFREKFLAHFSQQRRHARDPGDCLNIYRKDYESVEDFITRYNKECLEIGDIPEKMMRAHFMRAVKCDDLVKRIKGRDGGPKDWETFIEAAKTIAQTDSLKQEIERALRDGKLGHLVKGGKRDYRQIQRRDEGPDNKKLRKLETHMVQGGPRRPRKNYNKRAQDDSWREKQVVFPVVRGGPREKRPIVISGVIGHYQTDYIFIDPGSTADIIYEQCFNQFDQEDKARLEPVDYPLTGFCNEAVFPLGQISFPVLLSDGRNSRTEEVTFMVLPAHSRHDILLGRESQGDFSMICSAPHSAIGFPTETGVALIYASKEVLATDEIRPAKASKPAPRREAEKWVLNSAYPEQTVTLGPAMSDLTRAALKKLLHDNIDVFAWTPADMVGVPRHIAEHRLNVAEDAKPVVHAKRHLGDIKHDAMKEQVLELLNAGIIREVRYQTWVASPVMVKKPNGSWRMCVDYKDLNKACPRDCYALPDIDEKIDSLATFRWKCFLDCYKGYHQVQMAVQDEDKTAFRTPTGLYCYTKMPFGLKNAGATYQRLMNETFSDAIGKYIEVYMDDLVIMSREESAMLVNIQKTFNTLRSVSIKLNPAKCSFGMEEGKFLGFIVTKDGFKVNPEKVQAIERMPSPASIKDMQKLAGRLAALNRFLANHAAKSFPFIKTLRNCMKKTQFQWTPEAETSDRAVGAVLLVDRQGVQTPVYYVSRTLTDPETRYAIMEKLVLALIHASRRLRRYFANHVIHVLTNYNIGNILARPEISGRLAKWAIELGGLNVVFRPRPSIKGQVLADFMTEVPDDKDRECKAMEKAEKKQIEEPWMLYTDGASNEDGAGAGLRLVSPDKNEFTYAIRLDFKSTNNEAEYEAFLAGLRLAIKMGVRHIEAHVDSMLVAGQINGQYEAKGDIMALYLNQAKTLLQTFYSYKVHHINRSENKPADALSKLASTSFQHLAKDVRIEVLSNPSVPLREVSVIQTGTTSWMTPIIMYLQSGILPENKAEARKIQYKSEHYQMADGILYRKSYLGPLLRCVDADDANYLIREVHEGICGIHAGPRMVVAKVMNAGYYWPGMHLDAVKELRKCSGCQRHAPKTMRPKNELVPVTTAWPFQQWGIDMVGPFPEAPGAVKFIIVAVDYFTKWVEAKALASTTSAVVKRFIWEQIICRFGLPLRIITDNGTNFAADDLERWFKELNIEHTFSSVAHPQGNGQVEAVNKSIVDGIKARLGRITDTFT; encoded by the exons ATGAATACAGAATGGGAAGAGGAGGAAGACGACCCAACGTACAAGGCAGAGTCCACAGTGTTTAGCAGACTTCCTCCAGAGCACGAGGCTTACAAACCAACCAAGCGCGCGGGGTACAACCCCAAAGCAGAACATGACTTCACTTTGAGCTATCGTCCTGAggacatggctgaaaattcaaaatttattcCAGAAATCGCGTGCGCGGCCATCGACAAAACAAAGTTACCACACAACGTAGGTAAATACAATGGGTTGACGGACCCAGATGATcacctccaagtgttcaaaggcGCGGGAGCAACAGGTGGTTGGAACCTACCAACATGGTGTCACTTGTTCGCTCAAACTTTCGTTGGTGCGGCACGCATCTGGTTCGACAATTTACCAGCTGGAAaaatcaaatcatgggtcgaCTTCCGAGAAAAATTCTTAGCACACTTTTCTCAACAGCGAAGACACGCCAGAGACCCAGGTGATTGTCTGAACATATACCGAAAAGACTACGAAAGCGTAGAGGATTTCATTACAAGGTACAACAAAGAATGTTTGGAAATTGGAGACATACCGGAAAAGATGATGCGCGCACACTTCATGCGAGCAGTCAAATGCGACGATCTGGTCAAAAGAATCAAAGGGCGCgacggaggacccaaagactgggaaaccttcattgaagCAGCCAAGACCATTGCGCAGACCGATAG CTTAAAACAAGAAATCGAAAGAGCTCTAAGAGACGGAAAGCTCGGTCACTTGGTCAAAGGAGGAAAGCGCGATTACCGCCAGATACAACGAAGAGATGAAGGTCCAGACAACAAGAAGCTCAGAAAGCTAGAAACCCATATGGTGCAAGGAGGACCACGGCGACCAAGAAAAAACTACAACAAACGCGCGCAGGATGATTCATGGCGCGAGAAGCAGGTAGTATTCCCAGTTGTCAGGGGAGGTCCAAGAGAAAAGCGGCCAATAGTCATTTCCGGGGTGATCGGCCACTACCAAACAGATTACATCTTTATTGACCCCGGAAGCACCGCAGACATCATATATGAACAGTGCTTCAATCAATTCGACCAAGAGGATAAGGCGCGCCTGGAACCAGTTGACTACCCACTAACTGGATTCTGCAATGAGGCCGTCTTTCCCCTAGGACAAATATCTTTCCCAGTATTACTTTCTGATGGGAGAAATTCAAGAACTGAAGAAGTCACATTTATGGTGCTACCGGCACATTCAAGACATGACATCCTTTTAGgacgagaatcccaaggagatttcagcaTGATCTGTTCCGCACCACATTCTGCCATAGGCTTTCCAACCGAAACAGGCGTTGCGTTGATATACGCAAGCAAGGAAGTGCTAGCAACAGACGAAATCAGGCCGGCAAAAGCAAGCAAGCCCGCACCGCGCAGagaggcagaaaaatgggtattgaacAGTGCATACCCAGAACAAACGGTCACTCTGGGACCCGCAATGTCTGACCTAACGCGTGCGGCGCTAAAGAAATTACTGCATGACAACATAGatgtgttcgcctggacaccagCCGATATGGTGGGCGTTCCACGGCATATAGCGGAACACCGGTTAAACGTCGCAGAGGACGCGAAGCCAGTAGTGCATGCCAAACGAcacctgggggacatcaaacatGATGCAATGAAGGAACAAGTGTTAGAACTGCTAAACGCAGGAATAATTAGAGAAGTCCGGTACCAAACGTGGGTGGCAAGCCCAGTTATGGTGAAGAAACCGAATGGTAGTTGGCGAATGTGCGTCGACTACAAGGACCTGAACAAAGCATGCCCCCGTGACTGCTATGCGTTGCCCGACATAGACGAGAAAATAGATTCTTTGGCAACGTTCCGGTGGAAATGTTTTCTGGATTGCTACAAGGGATATCACCAGGTCCAGATGGCTGTTCAAGACGAGgataaaaccgcattccgcacgccAACGGGGCTATACTGCTACACCAAGATGCCGTTCGGCTTAAAGAATGCCGGTGCTACGTATCAACGGTTGATGAACGAAACATTCAGCGACGCCATCGGTAAATACATCGAGGTATACATGGACGATCTGGTAATCATGAGCAGGGAGGAGAGCGCAATGCTGGTAAATATTCAGAAAACCTTCAacacgctgcgcagcgtgagCATCAAACTGAATCCAGCAAAGTGCTCATTTGGAATGGAGGAAGGAAAGTTTCTGGGCTTCATAGTCACCAAAGATGGTTTTAAGGTGAACCCAGAAAAGGTCCAGGCCATAGAGAGGATGCCTTCACCAGCAAGCATCAAAGATATGCAAAAGCTCGCAGGACGATTGGCAGCCCTCAATCGATTCCTAGCAAACCACGCGGCAAAATCCTTCCCATTCATCAAGACCTTACGAAACTGCATGAAGAAAACCCAATTccaatggactccggaagcagaaa CTTCCGACAGGGCCGTCGGTGCCGTATTGCTGGTTGATCGACAAGGTGTCCAAACACCTGTGTATTATGTGTCCAGAACCCTAaccgacccagaaacaagatacgCAATCATGGAAAAGCTCGTCCTTGCACTGATTCACGCATCAAGAAGGCTACGCCGATATTTCGCCAATCACGTCATCCACGTGTTAACAAATTACAATATTGGGAATATCCTAGCAAGGCCGGAAATATCAGGAAGGTTGGCCAAATGGGCGATAGAGCTAGGGGGACTCAACGTAGTCTTCAGACCACGACCGTCGATAAAAGGCCAAGTTTTGGCAGACTTCATGACGGAAGTCCCCGATGACAAAGACAGAGAATGTAAGGCGATGGAGAAAGCAGAGAAAAAACAAATCGAAGAACCATGGATGCTGTATACTGACGGCGCGTCCAACGAAGATGGGGCAGGTGCGGGGCTGCGGCTAGTGAGCCCAGACAAAAACGAGTTCACCTACGCCATACGTCTAGACTTCaagagcacaaataacgaggcagagtatgaAGCCTTTTTGGCCGGCTTGCGCTTAGCAATCAAAATGGGAGTCCGACATATTGAGGCACATGTGGACTCCATGCTAGTGGCAGGCCAAATCAACGGTCAATACGAAGCCAAGGGCGACATCATGGCACTCTATCTCAACCAGGCAAAGACGTTGCTGCAAACTTTCTATTCttacaaggtgcaccacataaaCCGCAGCGAAAACAAGCCAGCAGACGCCTTAAGCAAGCTTGCGTCAACAAGTTTTCAGCACCTAGCCAAAGACGTACGAATAGAAGTTTTAAGCAACCCGTCTGTACCACTCCGAGAAGTCAGCGTCATCCAAACAGGAACCACGTCATGGATGACACCCATCATCATGTACTTACAGTCCGGGATACTCCCAGAAAATAAAGCCGAGGCGCGGAAAATCCAGTATAAATCAGAACATTATCAAATGGCGGATGGGATATTGTACCGAAAGTCATATCTCGGCCCTCTGCTGAGATGTGTTGACGCCGACGACGCAAATTATCTAATCCGGGAAGTACATGAGGGCATCTGCGGCATCCACGCCgggccacgcatggtagtggctaaaGTAATGAACgccgggtactactggcccggaaTGCACCTCGATGCCGTGAAAGAACTAAGGAAATGCAGCGGCTGCCAACGGCATGCACCAAAAACCATGCGTCCAAAAAATGAGTTGGTGCCTgtaacaaccgcatggccctttcagcaatggggcatagacatggtggGCCCCTTTCCAGAAGCTCCGGGGGCAGTCAAGTTTATCATCGTCGCGGTggattacttcaccaagtgggtagaagcaaaaGCACTTGCGTCAACCACGTCGGCAGTCGTTAAACGATTTATctgggaacaaatcatatgccgtTTCGGCCTGCCACTCCGAATCATCACCGACAATGGTACAAACTTTGCAGCAGATGatctcgaacgatggttcaaggAACTAAACATCGAACATACCTTCTCGTCGGTCgcacatccgcaagggaatggtcaagtTGAAGCGGTCAACAAGAGCATCGTCGATGGCATCAAAGCAAGGCTCG GGCGAATCACCGACACATTTACTTAA
- the LOC110910423 gene encoding F-box/kelch-repeat protein OR23 has product MNSSPSPSSSSSSSSSESPQQTLIPGLPYDLAALILSFLPYPYHGTLKSICKSWNHFFSSRFYHSIRHKHIPFPKTSHLLCIFPQDPSVCSPYIFDPIHKAWSTLPLMPCNPHVYGLCNFVSVALKTHVYVLGGSLFDTRSFPLDRPSGSSYSFRYSFVTKSWETLPPMLSPRGSFACAAGRDRIVVAGGGSRHTMFGAAGSRLSSVEMFDVGRNEWVGLEGLPRFRAGCVGFMVGGEEEFWVMGGYGESRTILGVFPVDEYYRDAAVMRLENGGGGVGAGKWRSVGDMWEEGERRQLGRIAVVEDGGAGCPGVFMLDKNDIFRYDMNSNRWWKETTLPKRAIDESAVGFVALNGELHVMATHNGAGSVENRRLRRHKRLTSLFIQVYHPGKRIWRTLTAQPPFQQPLDFKTAVMCTIRL; this is encoded by the exons ATGAATTCATCCCCATcaccttcatcatcatcttcatcttcttcatcagaatCTCCTCAACAAACCCTAATTCCAGGCCTCCCATACGATCTCGCAGCCCTAATCCTCTCATTCCTCCCATACCCATATCACGGAACCCTCAAATCCATCTGCAAATCATGGAACCACTTCTTCTCATCAAGATTCTACCACTCAATCCGCCATAAACACATCCCATTTCCCAAAACATCCCATTTACTATGCATCTTCCCACAAGACCCATCCGTCTGTTCTCCCTACATATTCGACCCGATACACAAAGCCTGGTCTACCCTCCCACTCATGCCCTGCAACCCCCACGTCTACGGGTTATGCAATTTCGTCTCTGTGGCCCTCAAGACTCATGTTTACGTACTCGGTGGATCGCTATTCGATACGCGATCCTTTCCATTAGATCGCCCGTCGGGCTCTTCGTATAGTTTTCGGTATTCTTTTGTTACGAAGAGCTGGGAGACGCTGCCCCCGATGCTTTCGCCTCGGGGGAGCTTCGCCTGTGCCGCGGGTAGGGACCGGATTGTTGTGGCGGGTGGAGGGTCTAGGCATACCATGTTTGGTGCTGCGGGCAGTCGGTTGAGTTCGGTTGAGATGTTTGATGTTGGGAGGAATGAGTGGGTTGGGTTGGAGGGGTTGCCGCGGTTTCGGGCCGGGTGTGTTGGGTTTATGGTGGGGGGTGAGGAGGAGTTTTGGGTTATGGGGGGGTATGGGGAGTCAAGGACTATATTGGGCGTGTTTCCGGTCGATGAGTATTATCGAGATGCTGCGGTGATGCGGTTGGAGAATGGCGGTGGGGGTGTGGGTGCGGGGAAGTGGCGGTCGGTTGGGGATATGTGGGAGGAAGGGGAGAGGCGGCAGCTTGGGCGGATTGCGGTTGTTGAAGATGGTGGTGCAGGGTGTCCTGGTGTTTTTATGCTTGATAAAAATGATATATTCAG GTATGATATGAATTCAAATCGCTGGTGGAAGGAAACCACATTACCAAAACGAGCCATAGACGAGTCAGCGGTCGGGTTCGTTGCGTTAAACGGTGAGCTACATGTCATGGCGACTCACAATGGAGCTGGTTCGGTGGAGAATCGAAGATTGAGACGCCATAAGCGGTTAACATCTCTGTTTATACAAGTTTACCATCCGGGGAAGAGGATTTGGAGGACCTTAACCGCCCAACCGCCATTCCAGCAACCGTTGGACTTCAAAACTGCGGTTATGTGCACTATTCGACTCTAA
- the LOC110913222 gene encoding transcriptional regulator SUPERMAN → MESKITMGDQEDLPTNSIEEVDPQDQDVGPGVRSYECVFCKRGFTTAQALGGHMNIHRKDRAKSKPNLLSSNNSNKQEDNSFYAYPRFYHPVFTSFPQTFIPNYQEGNFHHPTNLSSTSSIAQSIDRENDHQDVHGVITGPSREEKMMTLGLQFGWSGEDDKGSRRRIRSGSEEDELDLELRLGHDP, encoded by the coding sequence ATGGAGTCCAAAATTACTATGGGTGATCAAGAAGATCTACCAACAAATTCAATAGAAGAAGTTGATCCACAAGACCAAGATGTCGGGCCAGGAGTTAGATCATACGAATGCGTATTTTGCAAGCGTGGGTTCACCACGGCGCAAGCGTTGGGTGGACACATGAACATCCACAGGAAAGATAGAGCCAAGAGTAAGCCTAATTTGTTGAGTAGTAACAACTCAAATAAACAAGAAGATAATAGTTTCTATGCATACCCTAGGTTCTACCATCCGGTTTTCACAAGCTTCCCTCAAACTTTTATTCCTAATTATCAAGAGGGAAACTTTCATCACCCAACAAATCTTTCATCCACATCAAGTATCGCGCAATCAATAGATCGTGAAAACGATCATCAAGATGTTCATGGAGTCATCACGGGTCCATCAAGGGAGGAAAAGATGATGACTTTAGGCTTACAATTTGGGTGGTCAGGAGAAGATGATAAAGGATCAAGAAGAAGAATTCGAAGTGGAAGTGAAGAAGATGAACTCGATTTGGAGCTTCGGCTTGGCCATGATCCATGA